One Gossypium raimondii isolate GPD5lz chromosome 3, ASM2569854v1, whole genome shotgun sequence genomic window carries:
- the LOC105793873 gene encoding biotin carboxylase 1, chloroplastic isoform X1, which translates to MAMDASLTMCKSVTSPPGLFLGRSRVIRSSQCTFMVGSRINFPRQKAQSTQVRCKSSRCGGALGAKCRAEKILVANRGEIAVRVIRTAHEMGIPCVAVYSTIDKDALHVKLADESVCIGEAPSSQSYLLIPNVLSAAISRNCTMLHPGYGFLSENAVFVEMCRDHRINFIGPNPDSIRVMGDKSTARETMKNAGVPTVPGSDGLLQSTEEAIKLAHEIGFPVMIKATAGGGGRGMRLAKEPDEFVKLLQQAKSEAAAAFGNDGVYLEKYIQNPRHIEFQVLADKYGNVVHFGERDCSIQRRNQKLLEEAPSPALTPELRKAMGDAAVAAAASIGYIGVGTVEFLLDERGSFYFMEMNTRIQVEHPVTEMISSVDLIEEQIRVAMGEKLRYKQEDIVLRGHSIECRINAEDAFKGFRPRPGRITSYLPSGGPFVRMDSHVYSDYVVPPSYDSLLGKLIVWAPTREKAIERMKRALDDTVITGVPTTIEYHKLILDIEDFRNGKVDTAFIPKHEEELAAPQKMVVAKSPAKELTSATA; encoded by the exons atggcaatggaTGCTTCACTGACTATGTGCAAGTCGGTCACATCACCTCCT GGCTTATTCTTGGGGAGAAGTAGAGTTATTAGGAGTTCCCAGTGTACCTTTATGGTGGGAAGCAGGATCAACTTTCCTAGGCAGAAAGCTCAGTCAACCCAAGTTAGATGTAAATCTAGCAGGTGTGGAGGAGCTCTTGGTGCTAAATGCCGTGCTGAGAAAATTTTGGTGGCAAATAGAGGAGAAATTGCTGTTCGTGTAATCCGAACAGCTCATGAGATGGGAATACCATGTGTTGCTGTTTACTCTACAATTGATAAGGATGCACTTCATGTGAAGCTGGCTGATGAATCAGTTTGCATAGGCGAAGCACCAAGCAGTCAATC GTATTTATTGATTCCAAATGTCCTATCTGCTGCAATTAGCCGTAACTGTACTATGCTTCATCCTGGGTATGGTTTCCTTTCTGAGAATGCGGTTTTTGTAGAAATGTGCAGAGATCACAGGATCAACTTTATTGGGCCTAAC CCTGACAGTATTCGTGTTATGGGTGACAAATCAACTGCACGAGAAACAATGAAGAACGCGGGTGTTCCTACTGTTCCGGGAAGTGATGGATTGTTACAG aGTACAGAGGAAGCAATCAAGCTTGCCCATGAGATTGGCTTTCCTGTGATGATCAAG GCCACAGCAGGTGGTGGAGGGCGTGGAATGCGTCTTGCTAAAGAGCCTGATGAGTTTGTGAAGTTACTGCAG CAAGCCAAAAGTGAAGCTGCAGCTGCATTTGGAAATGATGGAGTTTATTTGGAGAAGTACATCCAAAATCCAAGGCACATTGAGTTCCAG GTTCTTGCGGATAAATATGGTAATGTTGTTCACTTTGGTGAGCGAGACTGCAGCATCCAG AGACGTAATCAAAAACTTCTTGAAGAGGCTCCTTCTCCAGCATTGACACCAGAGTTGCGGAAGGCCATGGGTGATGCAGCAGTAGCTGCAGCAGCATCTATTGGTTACATTGGTGTAGGAACTGTTGAGTTCCTATTGGATGAAAGAGGTTCCTTCTACTTCATGGAAATGAACACTAGAATTCAG GTGGAGCATCCTGTAACTGAAATGATTTCCTCTGTTGACTTGATTGAAGAACAAATTCGTGTAGCTATGGGAGAAAAACTGCGCTACAAACAG GAAGATATTGTGCTCAGAGGGCATTCCATTGAATGTCGTATCAATGCAGAAGATGCATTTAAAGGGTTCAGACCCAGACCAG GGAGAATAACATCGTACTTGCCATCTGGAGGCCCATTTGTTCGAATGGATAGCCATGTTTATTCTGATTACGTAGTTCCTCCAAGCTATGATTCATTACTTGGAAAg CTTATCGTATGGGCTCCAACAAGGGAAAAAGCAATTGAGCGCATGAAAAGGGCTCTTGATGACACTGTAATTACAG GGGTTCCTACAACAATTGAATACCATAAACTCATCCTTGATATTGAG GACTTCAGAAACGGAAAAGTTGACACTGCTTTCATTCCAAAACATGAAGAAGAGTTGGCAGCA CCACAGAAAATGGTAGTAGCAAAAAGCCCAGCCAAAGAATTAACAAGTGCAACTGCTTAG
- the LOC105793873 gene encoding biotin carboxylase 1, chloroplastic isoform X2: MVGSRINFPRQKAQSTQVRCKSSRCGGALGAKCRAEKILVANRGEIAVRVIRTAHEMGIPCVAVYSTIDKDALHVKLADESVCIGEAPSSQSYLLIPNVLSAAISRNCTMLHPGYGFLSENAVFVEMCRDHRINFIGPNPDSIRVMGDKSTARETMKNAGVPTVPGSDGLLQSTEEAIKLAHEIGFPVMIKATAGGGGRGMRLAKEPDEFVKLLQQAKSEAAAAFGNDGVYLEKYIQNPRHIEFQVLADKYGNVVHFGERDCSIQRRNQKLLEEAPSPALTPELRKAMGDAAVAAAASIGYIGVGTVEFLLDERGSFYFMEMNTRIQVEHPVTEMISSVDLIEEQIRVAMGEKLRYKQEDIVLRGHSIECRINAEDAFKGFRPRPGRITSYLPSGGPFVRMDSHVYSDYVVPPSYDSLLGKLIVWAPTREKAIERMKRALDDTVITGVPTTIEYHKLILDIEDFRNGKVDTAFIPKHEEELAAPQKMVVAKSPAKELTSATA; the protein is encoded by the exons ATGGTGGGAAGCAGGATCAACTTTCCTAGGCAGAAAGCTCAGTCAACCCAAGTTAGATGTAAATCTAGCAGGTGTGGAGGAGCTCTTGGTGCTAAATGCCGTGCTGAGAAAATTTTGGTGGCAAATAGAGGAGAAATTGCTGTTCGTGTAATCCGAACAGCTCATGAGATGGGAATACCATGTGTTGCTGTTTACTCTACAATTGATAAGGATGCACTTCATGTGAAGCTGGCTGATGAATCAGTTTGCATAGGCGAAGCACCAAGCAGTCAATC GTATTTATTGATTCCAAATGTCCTATCTGCTGCAATTAGCCGTAACTGTACTATGCTTCATCCTGGGTATGGTTTCCTTTCTGAGAATGCGGTTTTTGTAGAAATGTGCAGAGATCACAGGATCAACTTTATTGGGCCTAAC CCTGACAGTATTCGTGTTATGGGTGACAAATCAACTGCACGAGAAACAATGAAGAACGCGGGTGTTCCTACTGTTCCGGGAAGTGATGGATTGTTACAG aGTACAGAGGAAGCAATCAAGCTTGCCCATGAGATTGGCTTTCCTGTGATGATCAAG GCCACAGCAGGTGGTGGAGGGCGTGGAATGCGTCTTGCTAAAGAGCCTGATGAGTTTGTGAAGTTACTGCAG CAAGCCAAAAGTGAAGCTGCAGCTGCATTTGGAAATGATGGAGTTTATTTGGAGAAGTACATCCAAAATCCAAGGCACATTGAGTTCCAG GTTCTTGCGGATAAATATGGTAATGTTGTTCACTTTGGTGAGCGAGACTGCAGCATCCAG AGACGTAATCAAAAACTTCTTGAAGAGGCTCCTTCTCCAGCATTGACACCAGAGTTGCGGAAGGCCATGGGTGATGCAGCAGTAGCTGCAGCAGCATCTATTGGTTACATTGGTGTAGGAACTGTTGAGTTCCTATTGGATGAAAGAGGTTCCTTCTACTTCATGGAAATGAACACTAGAATTCAG GTGGAGCATCCTGTAACTGAAATGATTTCCTCTGTTGACTTGATTGAAGAACAAATTCGTGTAGCTATGGGAGAAAAACTGCGCTACAAACAG GAAGATATTGTGCTCAGAGGGCATTCCATTGAATGTCGTATCAATGCAGAAGATGCATTTAAAGGGTTCAGACCCAGACCAG GGAGAATAACATCGTACTTGCCATCTGGAGGCCCATTTGTTCGAATGGATAGCCATGTTTATTCTGATTACGTAGTTCCTCCAAGCTATGATTCATTACTTGGAAAg CTTATCGTATGGGCTCCAACAAGGGAAAAAGCAATTGAGCGCATGAAAAGGGCTCTTGATGACACTGTAATTACAG GGGTTCCTACAACAATTGAATACCATAAACTCATCCTTGATATTGAG GACTTCAGAAACGGAAAAGTTGACACTGCTTTCATTCCAAAACATGAAGAAGAGTTGGCAGCA CCACAGAAAATGGTAGTAGCAAAAAGCCCAGCCAAAGAATTAACAAGTGCAACTGCTTAG